The Thalassotalea nanhaiensis genome has a window encoding:
- a CDS encoding NAD(P)H-dependent flavin oxidoreductase, with product MPLPESFVGRLSLPVVSAPMFLASTPKMVIANCIEGIIGTFPAANQRTIEGLEQWIVQIKQALADFEQTTGKKAAPFGVNLIVHKSNARMEQDLAMLVKHKVPLVITSLGAISTVVDAIHSYGGVVFHDVVNARHGRKAKGAGVDGLIAVTTGAGGHAGSLHPFALVQELRTFFDKTLLLSGSISTGAEVAAARCLGVDLAYMGTRFLATKECQVSESYKQLVVNSKADDIIYTNAISGIPANFIKQSVTAAGFDLNNLPKPEGFDIGTEMAEAVKDPAQKKPWKDIWSAGQGVSAINNILSISDLAAQLKQEYQTAICGINSINQK from the coding sequence ATGCCGTTACCTGAATCATTTGTTGGCAGATTATCTTTGCCAGTTGTTAGTGCACCAATGTTTTTAGCGTCAACCCCTAAAATGGTTATCGCTAATTGTATCGAGGGGATCATCGGTACTTTTCCTGCTGCAAATCAAAGAACTATTGAAGGCTTAGAACAATGGATTGTTCAAATCAAACAAGCATTAGCCGATTTCGAACAAACCACAGGTAAAAAGGCTGCGCCATTTGGGGTGAATTTAATTGTTCATAAATCAAATGCGCGCATGGAACAAGACTTAGCCATGCTAGTAAAGCATAAAGTTCCGTTGGTTATTACCTCGCTTGGCGCTATAAGCACAGTTGTTGATGCGATTCATTCCTATGGTGGTGTGGTGTTTCATGATGTTGTTAATGCTCGTCATGGACGCAAAGCTAAAGGTGCAGGCGTAGACGGTTTAATCGCTGTTACGACGGGCGCAGGTGGTCATGCTGGCAGTTTACACCCATTTGCTTTAGTGCAAGAACTACGCACATTTTTTGATAAAACATTATTGCTTTCGGGCAGTATTTCAACGGGGGCGGAAGTCGCAGCAGCTCGTTGTTTAGGTGTAGATCTTGCTTATATGGGCACACGATTTTTGGCTACGAAAGAGTGTCAGGTGAGTGAGTCTTACAAACAACTAGTTGTAAATTCTAAAGCCGATGACATTATTTATACCAATGCCATTTCGGGAATTCCGGCCAACTTTATTAAGCAAAGCGTTACAGCTGCTGGATTTGATTTAAATAACTTACCTAAACCTGAAGGGTTCGATATAGGCACAGAAATGGCTGAAGCTGTTAAAGACCCTGCACAGAAAAAACCGTGGAAGGATATTTGGTCTGCTGGACAAGGTGTTTCAGCTATTAACAACATACTTTCAATTAGCGACTTGGCAGCTCAGTTAAAACAAGAATACCAAACTGCTATTTGTGGCATCAACTCAATTAATCAGAAGTAA
- a CDS encoding GlxA family transcriptional regulator yields the protein MIKFAIIALDGCYGSSLHGLVDVLVVANAHIAKESGDDTPFFSWQFFTSAQQKISTSNGLEMNEPLVEHSEQVFDVIFIPGIYYQGVKAFSEKLKSYQDLYQWLQTQHEQGAVICANCTSTFLLAQSGLLKGKQCTTIWWLEHLFKQRYSDTLLNFDELIIEDSNVLTAGAATSHFQLGLRLLKRFTSELIVQQTAKAMLIDTRTVHVSPEQLLNLAREHNNPLVQKAQEWINDHLHEPFTVKELATHIACTERTLTRQFKDVLAVTPVKYIQNLRINRAKYLLENSEFSLEKIIDKVGYKDRSTFSKLFSSQTGLPPMSYRRQFSKAGMS from the coding sequence ATGATTAAATTTGCCATTATTGCCTTAGATGGATGCTATGGCTCCAGCCTTCATGGCCTGGTAGATGTTTTAGTTGTTGCTAATGCCCACATTGCAAAAGAATCTGGCGATGACACGCCTTTTTTTAGCTGGCAATTTTTTACCAGTGCTCAGCAGAAAATTAGCACCAGTAACGGTTTAGAAATGAACGAGCCGTTAGTTGAACATTCAGAGCAAGTATTTGATGTGATCTTTATTCCCGGTATTTATTATCAAGGGGTTAAAGCGTTTTCTGAAAAGCTTAAAAGTTATCAAGATCTATATCAATGGCTACAAACACAGCATGAACAAGGGGCAGTAATTTGTGCTAATTGCACCTCTACATTTCTGTTAGCTCAATCCGGTCTATTAAAAGGTAAGCAGTGTACAACGATATGGTGGCTGGAACATTTATTTAAGCAGCGCTATAGCGACACATTACTGAACTTTGATGAACTAATTATTGAGGACTCTAACGTACTAACGGCAGGAGCAGCAACGTCTCACTTTCAGTTAGGTTTACGCTTGTTAAAACGTTTTACCTCAGAGTTAATCGTGCAACAAACGGCGAAAGCGATGTTAATTGATACTCGTACGGTGCATGTATCGCCGGAGCAATTACTTAACCTTGCCCGAGAACACAACAACCCTTTGGTCCAAAAAGCTCAGGAATGGATTAATGATCATTTACATGAACCGTTCACGGTAAAAGAGTTAGCAACACATATTGCCTGTACGGAGCGAACATTGACCCGACAGTTTAAGGACGTTTTAGCGGTGACGCCGGTAAAATATATACAAAACTTGAGAATAAACAGAGCTAAATACTTATTAGAAAATAGCGAGTTTAGCCTAGAGAAAATTATCGATAAAGTAGGCTATAAAGACCGTAGTACTTTTTCAAAGTTATTTAGCAGTCAAACGGGGCTGCCACCGATGAGTTATCGACGACAGTTTTCCAAAGCAGGTATGTCTTAA
- a CDS encoding LuxR C-terminal-related transcriptional regulator translates to MQKYLVPIKPSNLVSRKCLINKITNKLENNTKSVFIKAPGGYGKTYLMTEFAHLFEKSDKAVVWLSCNADDNIFDYFAVYFLNELRSQKLIDDTLVYDENISFVRFSHRLFEQLEASERDICFFFDDLHLINEPCVIDFISELCLQSPRNIQVIVASRIEPPFATAKGVISEKIIKINQQDLSFSSDEIKHISELSSLNTLTDHEIELVVNRTDGWPAIVGPSIYSDDWHVKSRNWVKEFSNTNTTLAEYFYQDILSALSEQEQQDLISLSITEYLSDDLIKALIGRENFSKRIINVIPITQFNDPSLPAHMQSFSIHPLMREFLNKQLKESPQINSFKLHQNAAHWMLKQNLHVEAAEQFIKAELFEAAVNIIEDRGLEIIASGNFPGFKKLIKKIPMSVLNTNPFILVLLGWIYALNYQNKNAHNVVLSMKKIVEDNPELAASYHSPLIAISGAMGLFNDTVFVHEEIFKAEMAKSPLPLPYAENSIRAEYCLLAMHNNDFELVNSLINDSEFFARGGQLFYSTVVIRVSQTVMELSFGNLDKALQVCDYLDDFIANQDGHYLVDNIITVLRGIIAYYQGNLQSSKAAFSKSGAIVSYLSEPSFLSWYYAAHLQLLTDLGEQEQKEILIEQFRELVRPRQLTLSKVPLVYEVIEHYFSYGNRDDALNLYQNFKQDMIKNQHQTGHTIVNEALVDSLVLTDAGEYEQAKQVITEQCKYYEDAGRVLPQLKCLLSLVNLNVLSENTAAAKANLKKAIAIAASKQLLQPFARINSIAIGYLQDWSNNELSVIRKAFIIKVCESFEGQGVEQSFDANSFEQLTKKEQSVMELLGQGFSNQQIADELFLSINTVKSHLKVAYKKLGVSNRIQATKLFTRINFNG, encoded by the coding sequence ATGCAGAAATATTTAGTTCCAATAAAACCGAGCAATTTAGTAAGCCGTAAGTGCTTAATAAATAAAATTACCAATAAGCTGGAAAATAATACTAAATCAGTATTTATTAAAGCGCCTGGTGGTTATGGAAAGACGTACTTAATGACTGAGTTTGCTCATCTTTTTGAAAAGAGCGACAAAGCGGTTGTATGGCTTAGTTGTAACGCAGACGATAATATTTTTGATTACTTTGCGGTATACTTTTTAAATGAACTGAGATCGCAAAAGCTTATTGATGACACACTTGTTTATGATGAAAACATATCATTTGTGCGTTTTAGCCATCGATTGTTTGAACAATTAGAAGCATCAGAGCGAGACATCTGTTTTTTCTTTGATGATCTGCATTTAATCAATGAACCATGTGTCATTGATTTTATTAGTGAGCTTTGCTTGCAGTCACCAAGAAATATTCAGGTGATTGTGGCTAGTCGCATAGAGCCACCTTTTGCAACAGCAAAAGGGGTGATTTCTGAAAAAATTATTAAAATAAATCAGCAAGATTTATCATTTTCCAGTGATGAAATTAAGCATATATCCGAGTTATCCTCACTCAATACCTTAACTGATCATGAAATCGAGTTAGTTGTAAATCGAACTGATGGTTGGCCAGCAATTGTTGGGCCGAGTATTTACAGTGACGATTGGCATGTTAAGTCGCGTAATTGGGTTAAAGAATTCTCCAATACCAATACCACGCTAGCTGAATATTTTTATCAGGATATTTTATCGGCGTTGAGTGAACAAGAGCAGCAAGATCTTATTTCGTTATCGATTACAGAGTACTTGTCGGATGATTTAATTAAGGCGCTGATTGGGAGAGAAAATTTTAGTAAGCGCATTATAAATGTGATTCCCATTACCCAGTTTAATGATCCATCTTTGCCTGCTCATATGCAGTCTTTCTCTATTCATCCGTTGATGCGGGAATTTTTAAACAAACAATTAAAAGAAAGTCCTCAAATTAACAGCTTTAAGCTGCATCAAAATGCAGCTCATTGGATGTTAAAGCAAAACCTTCATGTTGAGGCCGCTGAACAGTTCATTAAAGCTGAACTGTTTGAAGCGGCAGTGAATATAATTGAAGATAGAGGGCTTGAAATAATTGCCAGCGGTAATTTTCCGGGATTTAAAAAATTGATCAAGAAAATCCCAATGTCGGTATTAAACACTAACCCGTTTATTTTGGTATTGCTTGGTTGGATTTATGCACTGAATTATCAAAACAAAAACGCTCATAATGTTGTCTTATCAATGAAGAAAATTGTTGAAGACAACCCAGAGCTTGCTGCAAGTTACCATAGCCCTTTAATTGCAATAAGCGGTGCTATGGGGTTGTTCAATGATACCGTTTTTGTACACGAAGAAATATTTAAAGCAGAAATGGCCAAAAGCCCATTACCTCTGCCATATGCAGAAAACTCAATACGTGCTGAATATTGCTTGCTGGCGATGCATAACAATGATTTTGAATTAGTAAACAGTTTAATTAATGATTCTGAGTTTTTTGCCCGTGGTGGGCAATTGTTTTATAGCACAGTAGTGATACGTGTTTCTCAAACTGTAATGGAGTTATCGTTTGGTAACTTAGATAAAGCCTTGCAAGTGTGTGATTATCTTGATGATTTTATTGCTAATCAAGATGGCCACTATTTGGTTGATAATATTATAACCGTGTTACGAGGTATCATCGCGTATTATCAGGGGAATTTACAAAGCAGTAAAGCCGCGTTTAGTAAATCAGGAGCGATTGTAAGCTACCTTTCTGAGCCTAGCTTTTTGTCTTGGTATTATGCTGCTCATTTGCAACTACTTACTGATTTAGGTGAACAAGAGCAAAAAGAAATATTGATTGAGCAATTTCGAGAATTGGTAAGACCACGACAATTAACGTTATCGAAAGTGCCTTTGGTTTATGAAGTTATCGAGCATTATTTTTCTTATGGAAACCGAGATGATGCACTGAACCTCTATCAAAACTTCAAACAAGACATGATAAAAAACCAACACCAAACCGGTCACACTATCGTTAATGAAGCGCTTGTAGATTCTTTGGTATTAACCGATGCAGGGGAATATGAACAAGCGAAACAAGTCATTACCGAACAATGCAAATATTATGAGGATGCGGGGCGAGTGTTGCCTCAGCTTAAGTGTTTGTTGTCTTTAGTTAACCTGAATGTCCTAAGTGAAAATACCGCTGCAGCGAAAGCTAATTTGAAGAAAGCCATCGCTATTGCTGCCAGTAAGCAGTTATTGCAACCTTTTGCACGAATTAACAGTATTGCGATTGGCTATTTACAAGATTGGTCAAACAATGAACTGTCAGTGATTCGAAAAGCATTTATTATTAAAGTCTGTGAGTCTTTTGAAGGGCAGGGCGTTGAGCAAAGTTTTGATGCTAACAGTTTTGAACAGCTAACCAAAAAAGAACAAAGTGTCATGGAATTATTGGGTCAGGGTTTTTCTAATCAGCAAATTGCCGATGAATTATTCTTATCAATAAATACAGTGAAATCACACTTAAAAGTTGCTTATAAAAAGCTGGGTGTAAGTAATCGAATTCAAGCGACAAAACTATTTACTCGAATCAATTTTAATGGCTGA